A window from Seriola aureovittata isolate HTS-2021-v1 ecotype China chromosome 14, ASM2101889v1, whole genome shotgun sequence encodes these proteins:
- the lhcgr gene encoding lutropin-choriogonadotropic hormone receptor gives MAMRFGFRVPEDLPLEIAQSVTLETIETLAFNNLFNLSEISIQNTRNLMHIGTRTFNNLPKLHYLSISNTGITVFPDITSINSLESEFILDIYDNLYLLEIPPNAFNGLTNEYVTMNLYNNGIREIHDHAFNGTKIDKLLLKNNRNLRVIHGDAFKGATGPGVLDVSATALTKLPPQGLESVRVLLAQSAYGLKSLPPLQGLWSLREAHLTYNSHCCALLTWNTHRDFPINPAWPNGSTYCDDSDPSARVQRVIGGSADTTLAMNVPFFSDVDLFVKDEGFGDVNFHYPELDFCPTRPTLLCIPEADAFNPCEDIAGFSFLRVAIWFINILAIAGNLTVLLVFFTSRNKLMVPRFLMCHLAFADLCIGIYLMMIATVDLRTRGFYSQHAIEWQTGPGCSAAGFLSVFGGELSVYTLSTITLERWHTITNALQVERRLVLTQAASIMAAGWLICLGMGMLPLVGVSSYTKVSMCLPMDIETPLAQAFIIIILLFNVGAFIVVCVCYALIYLAVKNPEFPRRSADTKIAKRMAVLIFTDFLCMAPISFFAISAAFKVPLITVTNSKILLVLFFPINSCANPFLYAIFTKAFRKDAYQLMSAMGCCKSKASVYRMKAHCSENTLKSNLKSKNNGSQMGMRLSAKPQQSQHLKQEGELT, from the exons ATGGCAATGCGCTTCGGGTTTCGTGTGCCCGAGGATCTGCCGCT TGAGATTGCTCAGAGTGTGACCCTGGAAACCATTGAGACATTAGCATTTAATAACCTCTTCAACCTCTCTGAAAT CTCAATCCAGAACACAAGGAATCTGATGCACATTGGCACAAGGACATTTAACAACCTTCCCAAACTACATTACCT GAGCATCTCAAATACTGGGATAACAGTTTTCCCTGACATTACATCTATCAATTCTCTGGAATCAGAGTTTATCTT GGATATCTATGATAACCTGTATCTACTGGAAATACCTCCAAATGCTTTCAATGGACTGACAAATGAATACGTTACAAT GAACCTGTACAACAATGGCATCAGAGAAATACACGACCATGCCTTCAATGGGACAAAGATAGATAAGCT GCTGTTAAAGAATAACCGAAACCTCAGAGTGATCCATGGAGACGCTTTCAAAGGAGCCACAGGCCCTGGAGTCTT gGATGTATCTGCGACAGCTCTCACAAAACTACCACCACAGGGACTGGAGTCAGTTCGGGTGCTGTTAGCTCAGTCAGCGTACGGCTTGAAGAGTCTACCTCCTCTGCAGGGACTGTGGAGCCTGCGAGAGGCTCATCTCACCTACAACAGTCACTGCTGTGCACTGCtgacctggaacacacacag GGACTTTCCGATTAATCCTGCATGGCCTAATGGCTCCACATATTGTGATGACAGTGATCCATCAGCAAG GGTTCAGCGTGTGATTGGAGGCTCAGCAGATACGACTCTGGCTATGAATGTGCCCTTTTTCTCAGACGTTGACTTGTTTGTCAAGGATGAAGGTTTCGGAGATGTAAATTTCCACTATCCAGAACTGGACTTCTGTCCGACCCGACCAACCTTGCTTTGCATACCTGAAGCAGATGCTTTCAATCCCTGTGAGGACATCGCAGGGTTCAGTTTCCTCAGAGTGGCCATTTGGTTTATCAACATACTAGCTATCGCAGGAAACCTGACTGTGCTCCTGGTCTTCTTCACCAGCCGGAACAAGCTGATGGTGCCTCGCTTCCTCATGTGCCACCTGGCCTTTGCTGACCTCTGCATTGGGATCTACCTTATGATGATTGCGACTGTAGACCTGCGCACACGTGGCTTCTACAGCCAACATGCAATTGAATGGCAGACAGGACCAGGCTGTAGCGCCGCAGGCTTCCTGTCAGTGTTTGGCGGGGAGCTGTCAGTCTACACACTTTCCACCATCACCCTGGAGCGCTGGCACACCATCACCAACGCCCTGCAGGTAGAACGGCGTCTGGTTCTTACACAGGCAGCGAGTATAATGGCAGCTGGTTGGCTCATCTGTCTGGGGATGGGGATGCTGCCCCTGGTTGGTGTGAGCAGTTACACCAAAGTCAGCATGTGCTTACCCATGGACATAGAGACTCCTTTGGCTCAGGCCTTCATCATAATTATCCTCCTCTTCAATGTGGGCGCCttcattgttgtgtgtgtttgttatgcgCTGATCTACCTGGCTGTGAAGAACCCCGAATTCCCAAGAAGAAGTGCTGACACCAAGATTGCAAAGCGTATGGCTGTGCTGATCTTCACGGATTTCCTCTGTATGGCACCCATCTCCTTCTTTGCCATCTCTGCTGCCTTCAAGGTTCCCCTCATCACAGTTACAAACTCCAAGATTCTGCTGGTCCTCTTCTTCCCCATCAATTCCTGTGCCAATCCTTTCCTTTACGCTATCTTCACCAAGGCTTTCAGAAAGGACGCATATCAACTCATGAGTGCCATGGGCTGCTGTAAAAGCAAGGCCAGTGTTTATCGTATGAAGGCCCACTGTTCAGAGAATACACTCAAGAGCAATCTGAAATCCAAAAATAATGGATCCCAGATGGGAATGAGACTGTCCGCCAAGCCACAGCAGAGCCAGCATCTGAAACAGGAGGGAGAGCTCACCTGA